One window from the genome of Myxococcales bacterium encodes:
- the uvrC gene encoding excinuclease ABC subunit UvrC codes for MTIADNILDALPAEPGVYLFRDADGVVIYVGKAKSLRVRVRQYFRGQDERYVVAAGYLPRAAVNVETIVVADEKAALLLENSLIKQHRPRFNVKLRDDKQYLVLRVAPTAKPSASTSLAAVFPRVEVGRHIRNDGARYFGPYHSASSARHTLKLLNRHFQLRTCSDNVLQTRGRTCLQYQIKRCPGPCASSLAVDAAAYAEQVDDVVMFLQGRDQDLVTRLRARMAQNAENEQFEQAAALRDSIAAVERTLAKQHVVQDDFVDQDVWGIARQADHAEVVVMFIRHGKLLGQRAFAQKNQELPDAEVIRGCIGQYYQLDEGMLVPSEVITPEPLEDAEALGEWLTASAGHKVRVLAPQRGQKVRLIEMATQNAAAQLTSRQQRMPEGADALPKLQERLRLANVPERIECYDIAHTQGTGTVASMVTFIDGLPEKSLYRKFTIKSVTNNDFEAMREVISRRLARAQEAEGKDEDKADGDRNGKADAWRLPDLIVVDGGKGQLGMAVAAMQELGIAVGAGGIDIVSLAKERDLQSGNAPDRVYLHAAKDAIELRRNTAELYLLARLRDEAHRFANAFHRQTRSKAMLGSELDGIPGVGPARRKALLVRFGSVRGVAAASEADIAATAGIGPALAHTIATALASPEKN; via the coding sequence ATGACCATCGCCGATAACATTCTCGATGCGCTGCCGGCTGAGCCCGGCGTGTATTTGTTTCGCGACGCCGATGGCGTAGTGATCTACGTCGGCAAGGCCAAGAGCCTGCGCGTGCGCGTGCGGCAGTATTTCCGCGGCCAGGACGAACGCTACGTGGTCGCCGCGGGCTATCTGCCACGCGCCGCCGTAAACGTCGAGACCATCGTCGTCGCCGACGAAAAAGCCGCGCTCTTGCTCGAGAACTCGCTGATTAAGCAGCACCGCCCGCGCTTTAACGTCAAATTGCGCGACGATAAGCAATATCTCGTGCTGCGCGTCGCGCCGACGGCCAAGCCAAGCGCCAGCACCTCGCTCGCGGCTGTGTTCCCGCGCGTCGAAGTCGGCCGCCACATTCGCAACGACGGCGCGCGCTACTTTGGGCCTTATCATTCCGCGAGCTCGGCACGGCACACACTCAAGCTGCTCAATCGCCACTTTCAGCTGCGCACGTGCAGCGACAACGTCTTGCAGACGCGCGGCCGCACCTGCCTGCAATATCAAATCAAGCGCTGTCCCGGACCGTGCGCGTCGTCCCTCGCGGTCGACGCCGCCGCCTACGCCGAGCAAGTCGACGACGTTGTGATGTTTCTGCAAGGCCGCGATCAAGACCTCGTCACCCGCCTGCGCGCGCGCATGGCGCAAAACGCCGAAAACGAGCAATTCGAGCAGGCCGCCGCGCTGCGCGATTCCATCGCCGCCGTCGAGCGTACGCTGGCCAAGCAGCACGTGGTGCAAGATGACTTCGTCGATCAAGACGTGTGGGGCATCGCGCGGCAAGCAGACCATGCCGAGGTGGTGGTGATGTTTATCCGCCATGGCAAGCTGCTCGGCCAACGCGCCTTTGCGCAAAAAAACCAAGAGCTGCCCGACGCCGAGGTGATTCGCGGCTGCATCGGCCAGTATTATCAACTCGACGAAGGCATGTTGGTGCCGAGCGAGGTCATCACGCCTGAGCCACTCGAAGACGCCGAGGCGCTGGGCGAATGGCTGACCGCGAGCGCCGGGCACAAGGTGCGCGTGCTGGCGCCGCAACGAGGCCAAAAAGTTCGCTTGATCGAAATGGCCACACAGAACGCCGCGGCGCAGCTCACCTCGCGTCAGCAGCGCATGCCGGAGGGCGCGGACGCCTTGCCCAAGTTGCAGGAGCGCTTGCGGCTGGCAAATGTGCCTGAACGCATCGAGTGCTACGACATCGCGCACACCCAAGGCACCGGCACCGTGGCGTCCATGGTGACCTTTATCGACGGCCTACCCGAGAAAAGCCTCTACCGCAAATTCACCATCAAGAGCGTCACCAACAACGATTTTGAGGCGATGCGCGAGGTGATCTCGCGCCGGCTCGCGCGCGCGCAAGAGGCCGAAGGCAAAGACGAAGACAAGGCCGATGGCGACCGCAACGGCAAAGCCGATGCCTGGCGCCTGCCCGATCTAATCGTCGTCGACGGCGGCAAGGGCCAACTCGGCATGGCGGTTGCCGCGATGCAGGAGCTCGGCATCGCGGTCGGCGCCGGCGGCATCGACATCGTCTCGCTCGCCAAGGAGCGCGACTTGCAAAGTGGCAACGCACCCGACCGCGTGTATCTCCACGCCGCCAAAGACGCCATCGAGCTGCGCCGCAACACCGCCGAGCTCTATCTCTTGGCACGCCTGCGCGACGAGGCGCATCGCTTTGCCAACGCGTTTCACCGCCAAACCCGCAGCAAGGCCATG
- a CDS encoding site-2 protease family protein — MYWLLVILALGVLIFVHELGHYLVARWCGMKVDKFSIGFGPAILKWKDKNGAQFQLSPILFGGYVAISGMNVGDDIDPQDKSAYPNKPTWQRIAAIFAGPGFNYLGAMVLAFVLFFSIGQPTGRLLVGATEAGFDAHGKVWVDEPIIAVNGTRIDKPETLIDQIQASKGQPVTLTVERFGAPVDVRVTPRETKDGDRTIYRIGMHMMRERAPGAVGPTLLAAVREPYRLTKEQLAGFGRLLSGKEKLDVRGPVGIGSMMKEAAESGWIPFVSLLMVLNVYLAVFNLLPPLPALDGGRLAFLGYELITRRRANQKIEAMVHMVGIMFFLVVFIIVMFKDCARLPGR; from the coding sequence ATGTATTGGCTCCTGGTCATCCTGGCCCTGGGCGTGCTCATTTTTGTGCACGAGCTCGGTCACTACTTGGTCGCGCGGTGGTGCGGCATGAAAGTGGACAAGTTCAGCATCGGCTTTGGCCCGGCTATCCTTAAATGGAAGGATAAAAACGGCGCGCAGTTTCAGCTGTCGCCCATTCTGTTTGGCGGCTACGTCGCCATCTCCGGCATGAATGTCGGCGACGACATTGATCCGCAAGACAAGTCCGCCTATCCCAACAAGCCGACCTGGCAGCGCATCGCCGCCATCTTCGCCGGCCCGGGCTTTAACTACCTCGGCGCGATGGTCCTGGCGTTTGTTTTATTTTTTTCCATCGGGCAACCTACCGGGCGGCTCCTCGTCGGTGCCACCGAGGCAGGCTTTGACGCTCACGGCAAGGTGTGGGTCGACGAGCCTATTATCGCGGTCAATGGCACGCGCATCGATAAGCCAGAAACGTTGATCGATCAAATCCAGGCCTCAAAGGGCCAGCCCGTCACGCTGACGGTCGAGCGCTTCGGCGCGCCCGTCGATGTTCGCGTCACCCCGCGGGAGACCAAAGACGGCGACCGCACCATCTACCGCATCGGCATGCACATGATGCGCGAGCGCGCGCCCGGCGCGGTGGGGCCGACGTTGCTCGCCGCCGTGCGCGAGCCGTATCGCCTCACCAAGGAGCAGCTCGCCGGGTTTGGCCGGCTGCTATCGGGCAAGGAAAAGCTCGACGTGCGCGGTCCCGTCGGCATTGGCTCGATGATGAAGGAAGCGGCCGAGTCGGGGTGGATCCCGTTCGTCAGCCTCCTCATGGTGCTCAACGTCTATCTCGCGGTGTTTAATCTCCTGCCGCCGCTGCCCGCGCTCGACGGTGGCCGCCTGGCGTTTCTCGGTTATGAACTCATCACGCGGCGCCGCGCCAACCAAAAGATAGAGGCCATGGTGCACATGGTCGGCATCATGTTTTTCCTGGTCGTATTTATCATCGTGATGTTTAAAGACTGCGCGCGCCTGCCTGGCAGGTAG